A region of Granulibacter bethesdensis DNA encodes the following proteins:
- a CDS encoding exodeoxyribonuclease VII small subunit, whose product MSDAKSGPSSVSSAPIESLSFEDALAELEQIVRTLEGGQQKLEHAIAAYERGNALRRHCETKLADVEARVAAIVESADGVTGTRPLSD is encoded by the coding sequence ATGAGCGACGCGAAAAGCGGACCGTCATCTGTGTCTTCCGCTCCCATCGAGTCCTTGTCTTTCGAGGATGCGCTGGCCGAGCTGGAGCAGATTGTGCGTACCCTTGAAGGCGGCCAGCAGAAACTGGAACACGCTATTGCCGCGTATGAGCGTGGCAATGCACTGCGTCGCCACTGCGAGACGAAGCTTGCGGATGTCGAGGCGCGGGTGGCGGCGATTGTGGAATCAGCGGATGGCGTCACCGGTACCCGTCCTCTGAGCGACTGA
- a CDS encoding sulfurtransferase TusA family protein produces MAETVLDVRGLSCPLPVLRANRALRGMAAGDRLRVQATDRASVADFHAFCRETGHALVAWSEEGGVFSFVIRRRGDPFPSGSSTDRGEGQGTVSG; encoded by the coding sequence ATGGCCGAAACTGTTCTGGATGTCAGGGGCCTCAGTTGCCCTTTGCCTGTGCTCCGTGCCAACCGTGCCCTACGGGGTATGGCGGCAGGGGACCGTCTGCGGGTGCAGGCGACCGATCGTGCCTCCGTGGCGGATTTCCATGCTTTCTGTCGAGAGACCGGCCATGCTCTGGTGGCCTGGAGCGAGGAAGGCGGCGTGTTCAGTTTCGTGATCAGGCGCCGCGGCGATCCTTTCCCTTCCGGATCGTCCACGGATCGGGGGGAGGGGCAGGGCACCGTTTCCGGCTGA
- a CDS encoding polyprenyl synthetase family protein, translating to MTVATPELAHTLPASALKEALTRRAHEVEATLDRLLPVPPGPESRVVEAMRYAVLNGGKRLRAFLVLESAALFDGVAAESGVRTAASVEMLHAYSLVHDDLPAMDDDDLRRGKPSAHRAFDEATAILAGDALQTSAFELLADAATHPDPAARCALVLALARAVGADGMVGGQMIDMASEGRALTAEQVGRLHALKTGRLIQYSAEAGGILGAATPAQQEALASYGRDLGAAFQIVDDILDTEGTAEELGKTAGKDEAAGKATFVAVLGIDGAKREAQALADRAKAALSVFGGRAAMLTALVDYVLARRS from the coding sequence ATGACCGTGGCGACGCCTGAGCTTGCCCATACGCTGCCGGCCTCGGCTTTAAAGGAGGCCCTGACCCGTCGCGCCCATGAGGTCGAGGCGACGCTGGATCGTCTGCTGCCTGTTCCTCCCGGCCCGGAGTCACGGGTGGTGGAGGCGATGCGCTATGCGGTTCTGAATGGTGGCAAGCGTCTGCGGGCGTTTCTGGTGCTGGAAAGTGCTGCCCTGTTCGATGGGGTCGCCGCTGAATCCGGTGTGCGGACCGCGGCCTCGGTCGAAATGCTGCATGCTTATTCTCTGGTGCATGATGATCTTCCGGCGATGGATGATGACGATCTGCGCCGAGGCAAACCCTCTGCTCATCGCGCTTTTGATGAGGCAACCGCGATTTTGGCCGGTGATGCCCTTCAGACCAGTGCGTTCGAATTGCTGGCGGATGCGGCCACGCATCCTGATCCTGCCGCGCGCTGTGCGTTGGTGCTGGCGTTGGCCCGGGCTGTGGGTGCGGATGGCATGGTCGGTGGTCAGATGATCGATATGGCATCGGAAGGACGGGCGCTGACGGCGGAGCAGGTGGGGCGTCTGCATGCCCTGAAAACCGGGCGGCTGATTCAGTACAGTGCTGAGGCAGGCGGTATTCTCGGCGCGGCCACGCCAGCTCAGCAGGAAGCTCTGGCCTCTTACGGGCGTGATCTCGGGGCGGCGTTCCAGATTGTGGACGATATTCTGGATACTGAAGGCACGGCGGAAGAACTTGGTAAGACCGCCGGTAAGGATGAAGCCGCCGGCAAGGCGACGTTCGTTGCTGTGCTCGGTATCGACGGGGCAAAGCGCGAAGCACAGGCTCTGGCCGACCGTGCGAAGGCGGCTTTGTCCGTGTTCGGTGGGCGGGCGGCGATGCTGACCGCTCTGGTCGATTATGTTCTGGCGCGCCGTAGCTGA